A window of the Citrus sinensis cultivar Valencia sweet orange chromosome 9, DVS_A1.0, whole genome shotgun sequence genome harbors these coding sequences:
- the LOC102607568 gene encoding receptor-like protein kinase THESEUS 1 — translation MVKMKLGKSVSVVLAVFLFELLCHKSCVAFTPVDNYLIACGSSQKVTFQARTYVPDTEHSSLSMKSGNSTTASSNSSAPSPIYQSARIFSAAAFYKFEIEHKGRHWVRLYFYTLPGSNQHLNSASFTVATDKFVLLSNFTFKNYNSSFMFKEYAINVNSDALTLTFIPSNNSVAFVNAIEVVSVPDAIFPDQALALEPSASFSGLSDLGFETVYRLNMGGPLITAQNDTLGRTWENDETYLHVNSSAVNVSVRPSAIRYTASVTAETAPNWVYATAEMMGDANVPEVNFNITWVLPVEPNFTYFVRVHLCDIASLSMNNLVFNLYINDDIAQPSVDLSTLTNGLNVPYYKDFVCNASADSNTLTVSVGPDSVADFTNATMNGLEVMKISNEARSLDGLSSVEGLLPDKPSNKNKIGIIVGSVVGAAAAVALIGVCYCWLLARKSKTPQQGHPWLPLPLYGNSQTMTKMSTTSQKSGTASCISLASSNLGRLFMFQEILDATNKFDESLLLGVGGFGRVYKGTLDDGTKVAVKRGNPRSEQGIAEFRTEIEMLSKLRHRHLVSLIGYCDERSEMILVYEYMANGPLRSHLYGTDLPPLSWKQRLEICIGAARGLHYLHTGAAQSIIHRDVKTTNILLDDNFVAKVADFGLSKTGPALDQTHVSTAVKGSFGYLDPEYFRRQQLTEKSDVYSFGVVLMEVLCTRPALNPVLPREQVNIAEWAMTWQKKGMLDQIMDSNLVGKVNPASLKKFGETAEKCLAEHGVDRPSMGDVLWNLEYALQLEETSSALMEPEDNSTNHIPCIQLTPLEPFDNSVSMIDVRNSGTDDDGEDVATSAVFSQLVNPRGR, via the coding sequence ATGGTGAAGATGAAACTAGGGAAGTCGGTGTCTGTAGTTCTAGCTGTTTTCCTATTTGAGCTTTTATGTCACAAGTCATGTGTTGCTTTCACTCCTGTTGATAACTACTTAATTGCTTGTGGTTCTTCACAAAAAGTCACCTTCCAAGCTAGAACTTATGTTCCTGATACCGAACATTCTTCTCTTTCAATGAAAAGTGGAAATTCAACTACTGCTAGCTCCAATTCTAGTGCTCCATCTCCGATTTACCAATCTGCTAGAATCTTTTCAGCCGCAGCTTTTTATAAATTCGAAATTGAGCATAAAGGCCGCCATTGGGTCCGCCTTTATTTTTACACTCTTCCAGGTTCTAACCAACACTTGAATTCTGCTTCCTTCACGGTAGCCACTGACAAATTTGTGCTCTTGAGCAATTTCACTTTTAAGAACTATAATAGTTCGTTTATGTTCAAGGAGTATGCAATCAATGTGAATTCCGATGCCTTGACACTTACCTTCATTCCCTCCAACAATTCAGTTGCTTTTGTTAATGCAATTGAAGTTGTCTCCGTACCGGATGCCATATTTCCTGACCAGGCATTGGCTCTAGAGCCATCTGCTTCTTTTAGTGGTCTTTCTGACCTTGGCTTTGAAACTGTTTACCGGTTAAACATGGGGGGTCCGCTGATCACTGCTCAAAATGATACCCTTGGAAGAACCTGGGAGAATGATGAGACATATCTTCATGTAAACAGCTCTGCTGTTAATGTTTCAGTTAGGCCTTCCGCCATCAGATATACAGCTAGTGTCACAGCTGAAACAGCTCCAAATTGGGTTTATGCCACTGCTGAAATGATGGGAGATGCAAATGTTCCTGAAGTGAACTTCAACATAACCTGGGTCCTGCCTGTTGAGCCAAACTTTACGTACTTTGTTCGGGTACATTTATGTGATATTGCAAGTCTATCTATGAACAATCTTGTCTTCAATTTGTACATAAATGACGATATTGCTCAGCCGAGTGTTGATCTCTCAACATTAACCAATGGCTTGAATGTTCCATACTACAAAGACTTTGTCTGCAATGCTTCGGCAGATTCCAACACTTTGACTGTTAGTGTTGGTCCAGACTCAGTGGCAGACTTTACTAATGCAACCATGAATGGATTGGAGGTCATGAAAATCAGCAATGAAGCTCGGAGTTTGGATGGCCTTTCTTCTGTGGAGGGTCTCCTTCCCGATAAACCCTCAAATAAGAACAAGATTGGAATTATAGTTGGTTCTGTTGTCGGAGCTGCAGCTGCAGTGGCCTTGATTGGTGTCTGTTATTGCTGGTTATTAGCCCGAAAGTCAAAGACTCCTCAACAGGGGCATCCATGGCTGCCTTTGCCCTTGTATGGAAACTCTCAAACCATGACAAAGATGTCCACAACGTCTCAAAAGAGTGGGACAGCAAGCTGTATTTCATTAGCTTCCTCTAATCTTGGCAGGTTATTCATGTTCCAGGAAATCCTAGATGCAACCAACAAATTTGATGAGAGCCTGCTTCTTGGAGTTGGTGGTTTTGGTAGGGTCTACAAGGGGACACTTGATGATGGGACTAAAGTAGCGGTAAAAAGAGGAAACCCCAGATCTGAACAAGGTATTGCTGAGTTCCGAACGGAAATCGAAATGTTATCCAAGCTCCGCCATCGCCACCTTGTCTCTCTTATTGGTTACTGTGATGAACGATCAGAAATGATTCTTGTTTATGAATACATGGCTAATGGACCCCTCAGGAGTCATCTGTATGGAACAGATCTGCCACCTCTTTCATGGAAGCAACGACTTGAAATATGCATTGGCGCTGCAAGAGGGCTTCACTATCTTCATACTGGTGCTGCTCAAAGCATTATTCACCGAGATGTGAAGACAACAAACATTCTTTTGGATGACAATTTTGTAGCAAAAGTTGCTGACTTTGGCCTCTCAAAAACAGGTCCTGCTCTTGATCAGACCCATGTGAGTACTGCTGTTAAGGGTAGTTTTGGTTACCTTGATCCTGAATACTTCAGAAGGCAGCAGCTTACTGAGAAATCGGATGTGTATTCATTTGGAGTGGTTCTGATGGAAGTTCTCTGCACAAGACCAGCATTAAATCCTGTTCTGCCAAGGGAGCAGGTTAACATAGCAGAATGGGCAATGACCTGGCAAAAAAAGGGCATGTTGGATCAAATCATGGATTCTAATCTTGTGGGGAAGGTGAATCCAGCTTCTCTTAAGAAGTTCGGGGAGACGGCTGAGAAGTGTCTGGCTGAGCATGGGGTTGATAGGCCATCAATGGGAGATGTATTGTGGAACCTTGAATATGCTCTCCAGCTTGAGGAAACCTCTTCTGCTCTAATGGAACCTGAAGATAACAGTACAAACCATATCCCTTGTATTCAGTTGACACCACTTGAACCATTTGATAACAGTGTAAGTATGATTGATGTGAGGAACTCTGGCACTGATGATGATGGCGAAGATGTTGCCACAAGTGCTGTATTTTCCCAGCTAGTTAATCCACGCGGAAGATGA
- the LOC102607270 gene encoding uncharacterized protein LOC102607270 yields the protein MKVSCSSLLIALLILISVLVQTNAETLTCTSRRSPCFLKKMTCPAQCPSRSPKDPTAKVCYIDCNSPICKTECKKRKPNCSGTGAACLDPRFIGGDGIVFYFHGKSNEHYTLVSDFNLQINSRFIGLRPEGRTRDNTWIQALGFLFNSQTFSLEATKAATWDDEIDHLKFSSNREELVIPEGHLSSWQSPESNLRVERTSNKNSVVITLPDVAEISVNVVPVTKEDNRIHNYQIPSDDCFAHLEVQFRFYGLSSKVEGVLGRTYQPDFKNPAKPGVAMPVVGGEDKYRTTSLLSANCKSCIFSPAGVLDQKDALVMDYGTLDCTGSAISGNGIVCRK from the exons ATGAAGGTCTCCTGCAGTAGTTTATTGATCGCTCTGCTCATCTTAATTTCAGTTTTGGTACAAACCAATGCTGAAACTCTAACCTGCACCTCCCGCAGAAGTCCATGTTTTCTCAAGAAAATGACTTGCCCCGCCCAGTGCCCGTCAAGATCACCAAAAGATCCAACTGCTAAAGTTTGCTATATCGACTGCAACTCTCCTATATGCAAGACTGAGTGCAAAA AACGTAAACCAAATTGCAGTGGCACTGGAGCAGCTTGTCTGGACCCTAGGTTCATTGGTGGAGACGGTATTGTGTTCTACTTCCACGGAAAGAGCAATGAACATTACACCTTAGTATCAGACTTCAACCTTcaaatcaattctcgctttATCGGCCTGAGGCCAGAAGGCAGAACCAGGGACAATACTTGGATTCAAGCCCTTGGCTTCCTGTTCAATTCTCAAACCTTCTCCCTTGAGGCCACAAAAGCAGCAAcatgggatgatgaaattgaccatctcaaattctcttcCAACAGAGAGGAACTTGTCATACCTGAAGGCCATCTCTCTTCTTGGCAATCTCCGGAAAGCAACCTTAGAGTTGAAAGAACTTCAAACAAGAACAGCGTTGTCATCACTCTCCCTGATGTAGCCGAAATATCAGTCAATGTGGTACCTGTAACCAAAGAAGACAATAGAATTCATAACTATCAGATACCATCTGATGACTGTTTTGCTCACCTCGAAGTCCAATTCAGATTCTATGGCCTGTCCTCAAAAGTTGAAGGAGTGCTTGGCAGGACTTACCAGCCAGATTTCAAGAATCCTGCTAAACCAGGAGTGGCAATGCCTGTAGTGGGAGGCGAAGACAAGTACAGAACTACATCACTTCTTTCTGCAAATTGCAAGTCCTGTATCTTCTCCCCAGCTGGAGTTCTTGACCAAAAGGATGCTTTGGTGATGGACTATGGCACATTAGATTGTACTGGCAGTGCGATCAGTGGGAATGGAATAGTTTGCAGgaaatga
- the LOC102606797 gene encoding uncharacterized protein LOC102606797: MEILKSSVAIILVVIVSCVIQVKAEASVVYCSNPFSRCFDKEIECPFECPNTESDDPKAKVCYVNCDHPTCKPQCKHRIANCDSPGSACYDPRFIGGDGIVFYFHGKSNEHFSLVSDSELQINARFIGHRPAGRSRDFTWIQALGILFQSHSFSLEAAKAATWDNEIDHLKFSYNGQDLVIPEGPLSIWYSEEKDVKVERVSSKNSAIVSLKDTAEILVNVVPVTKEDDRVHKYQVPADDCFAHLEVQFRFFNLSAKVDGVLGRTYRPDFENPAKPGVAMAVLGGEKEYKTESLFSTNCKTCIFATGSGADHQETTELMKFGTLDCTRRSSAGYGIVCKK; encoded by the exons ATGGAGATCTTGAAAAGTAGTGTTGCAATCATTCTTGTAGTGATTGTCTCATGTGTCATTCAGGTGAAAGCAGAAGCGAGTGTTGTCTACTGCAGCAATCCATTTAGCCGCTGCTTTGACAAGGAAATCGAATGCCCATTTGAATGTCCTAACACCGAATCCGACGACCCCAAAGCTAAAGTTTGCTATGTGAACTGTGATCATCCCACTTGCAAGCCTCAGTGCAAGC ACAGGATAGCAAACTGTGACAGCCCTGGATCAGCATGCTATGATCCCCGTTTCATCGGTGGTGATGGCATTGTGTTCTACTTCCACGGCAAGAGCAATGAGCATTTCAGCCTAGTCTCCGACAGCGAACTCCAAATCAATGCCCGTTTCATTGGCCACCGCCCAGCAGGACGATCCAGGGACTTTACATGGATTCAGGCCCTGGGAATCCTCTTCCAGTCTCACTCATTCTCTCTTGAGGCCGCCAAGGCAGCAACATGGGACAATGAGATTGATCATCTTAAGTTCTCTTACAATGGCCAGGATTTGGTCATTCCTGAAGGTCCACTTTCCATTTGGTACTCTGAAGAAAAAGATGTAAAAGTGGAGAGAGTTTCAAGCAAGAATAGTGCCATTGTTTCTCTAAAAGATACCGCCGAAATTTTGGTCAATGTGGTGCCAGTGACCAAAGAAGATGATAGGGTCCATAAATACCAGGTGCCGGCTGATGACTGTTTTGCTCACTTGGAGGTGCAGTTCAGGTTCTTCAATCTGTCCGCAAAAGTTGATGGAGTTCTGGGCAGGACTTACAGGCCTGATTTCGAGAACCCGGCAAAGCCTGGAGTGGCAATGGCTGTTTTGGGAGGTGAAAAGGAGTATAAAACGGAATCCCTTTTCTCCACAAACTGCAAAACCTGCATTTTCGCGACAGGAAGTGGAGCAGATCACCAGGAGACTACAGAATTGATGAAGTTTGGCACCCTGGATTGCACTCGCAGGTCCTCTGCAGGATACGGAATTGTTTGCAAGAAATGA
- the LOC102631397 gene encoding lysine-specific histone demethylase 1 homolog 2 gives MKTPVSDGDGSVSKRTLRKKVGLRNYDENLMDELIEGHLGGSFKKRNRTREALEKETETEAMIAFSLGFPIDALLEEEIRAGVVGVLGGKEQNDYIVVRNHILARWRGNVRVWLTKGQIKETVSSEYEHLMNSAYDFLLYNGYINFGVAPSFTANMPEEANEGSVIIVGAGLAGLAAAKQLMSFGFKVVVLEGRSRPGGRVYTQKMGKKGEFAAVDLGGSVITGIHANPLGVLARQLSIPLHKVRDNCPLYKPDGAPVNKEIDSKVEFIFNKLLDKVMELRKIKGGFANDVSLGSVLETLRQLYAVARSTEERELLDWHLANLEYANAGCLSDLSATYWDQDDPYEMGGDHCFLAGGNWRLIKALCEGVPIFYEKTVNTIKYGNEGVEVIAGDQMFQADMVLCTVPLGVLKEKTIKFEPELPQRKVAAIDRLGFGLLNKVAMVFPYVFWGEELDTFGCLNEQSSKRGEFFLFYGYHTVSGGPVLNALVAGEAAKTFESMDPSFLLHRVLNVLRGIYNPKGIDVPDPLQTICTRWGSDPFTHGSYSHVRVRSSGSDYDILAESVGSRLFFAGEATTRQYPATMHGAYLSGLREASRILRATRVQKYNSRRSLLRNVGSSNDILLDLFRRPDMEFGKFLFVFNPLTEDPKSLGLLRVMFENCEDDLRKASANSCQNPLNLPLYTLISREQANELQQVIGGNESKLSYLTKNLGLKLMGSSALGTVGSSLIANIANARRGRGRNRIAAGQRQITM, from the exons ATGAAAACCCCGGTGTCTGATGGTGATGGTTCTGTCTCAAAGAGGACGTTGAGGAAGAAAGTGGGTCTGCGGAATTATGATGAGAATTTGATGGATGAGTTGATAGAGGGGCATTTAGGTGGCTCTTTCAAAAAAAGGAATAGAACTAGAGAGGCTTTGGAGAAAGAGACTGAAACTGAGGCTATGATTGCATTTTCATTGGGGTTTCCGATTGATGCACTGCTTGAGGAGGAAATTCGAGCAGGGGTGGTGGGGGTATTGGGTGGGAAAGAGCAGAATGACTACATTGTTGTGCGGAATCATATTCTTGCTAGGTGGAGAGGCAATGTGAGGGTGTGGCTAACGAAAGGGCAGATTAAAGAGACTGTGAGTAGCGAGTATGAACATTTGATGAATTCGGcttatgattttcttttgtataatGGGTATATCAATTTCGGCGTTGCGCCATCTTTTACTGCTAATATGCCAGAGGAGGCAAATGAAGGTTCTGTGATAATTGTTGGTGCTGGACTTGCTGGGCTAGCAGCAGCAAAGCAGCTCATGTCATTTGGTTTCAAGGTTGTTGTTTTAGAAGGCAGGAGTCGACCTGGGGGTAGAGTTTATACTCAAAAGATGGGTAAGAAGGGTGAATTTGCAGCTGTGGATCTCGGTGGGAGTGTTATTACTGGAATTCATGCCAATCCTCTTGGAGTTTTGGCGAGGCAACTCTCTATTCCGCTTCATAAAGTCAGAGATAATTGCCCTTTGTACAAGCCAGACGGGGCACctgtcaataaagaaattgattCCAAGGTTGAATTCATCTTCAATAAGTTGCTTGACAAAGTCATGgagttgagaaaaataaagggCGGATTTGCAAATGATGTTTCTCTTGGTTCAGTTTTGGAGACACTTAGACAATTGTATGCTGTGGCTAGAAGTACTGAGGAAAGGGAACTTCTTGATTGGCATCTTGCTAACTTGGAATATGCAAATGCAGGATGTCTTTCAGATCTCTCAGCTACCTATTGGGATCAGGATGATCCTTATGAAATGGGTGGGGATCATTGTTTTCTTGCTGGAGGGAATTGGAGATTGATAAAAGCATTGTGTGAAGGAGTTCCTATATTCTATGAGAAGACTGTGAATACTATAAAGTATGGAAATGAAGGGGTTGAGGTGATTGCTGGCGACCAAATGTTTCAAGCAGATATGGTACTTTGCACCGTGCCACTTGGAGTTCTGAAGGAAAAGACAATCAAATTTGAACCAGAGTTACCTCAGAGAAAGGTTGCAGCAATTGATAGATTGGGTTTCGGGCTCCTTAATAAAGTTGCGATGGTTTTCCCATATGTGTTTTGGGGTGAAGAACTGGACACATTTGGTTGTCTCAATGAACAGAGCAGTAAGCgtggagaattttttttgttctatggTTACCATACCGTTTCTGGAGGTCCTGTGCTAAATGCACTGGTGGCTGGAGAAGCTGCAAAAACTTTTGAATCCATGGATCCATCCTTTTTGCTCCATCGTGTTTTAAATGTCCTTAGAG GTATATATAATCCAAAAGGTATTGATGTGCCAGATCCCTTACAAACAATATGTACAAGGTGGGGCAGTGACCCCTTTACCCATGGTTCATACTCTCATGTTAGGGTGCGCTCATCTGGTAGTGATTATGATATACTTGCGGAAAGTGTAGGAAGCCGGCTGTTCTTTGCTGGTGAGGCCACAACGAGGCAATATCCAGCCACCATGCATGGAGCCTATTTGAGTGGCTTGAGAGAAGCTTCACGCATTCTTCGAGCTACAAGAGTTCAGAAATATAATTCAAGGAGGTCTCTTCTGAGAAATGTTGGATCAAGCAATGACATACTGCTGGATCTATTCAGGAGACCTGATATGGAATTTGGAAAGTTTTTGTTTGTATTCAATCCTTTAACAGAAGATCCAAAGTCATTGGGGCTTTTGAGAGTTATGTTTGAGAATTGTGAAGATGATTTGAGAAAGGCTTCAGCTAACAGCTGTCAGAACCCCTTGAACCTTCCACTCTACACTCTGATATCTCGTGAGCAGGCGAATGAGCTACAACAGGTGATCGGAGGGAATGAAAGTAAGTTGTCCTATTTGACTAAAAATCTTGGGTTGAAGCTAATGGGATCTAGTGCTTTAGGAACTGTAGGTAGTTCTTTGATTGCTAATATTGCTAATGCACGAAGAGGAAGGGGTAGGAACCGCATTGCTGCCGGGCAACGACAAATTACCATGTAG
- the LOC112498601 gene encoding protein ULTRAPETALA 2-like: MAASTMFNEEQINKMKGLRREPDFIEVQCGCTSRKYGDTIGKLKIFANGQFLIDCVCTTGCKEGNMTPYDFEKHSGKDGARKWTHHIWVSIDEEKAPLHKTVLLKYYKHTSNEASTSCRGKRIFHRDEFIRCSRCKKERRFRMRTKEECRIYHDALLARRWKCVNWPYDKIDCDAGEERSSRRSCRGCPRLPACEGCTTCVCLGCLKCRFKDCNCRTCVDFMQNAEPS, encoded by the exons ATGGCAGCTTCAACGATGTTCAACGAAGAACAGATAAACAAGATGAAGGGTCTGAGGCGGGAACCTGACTTCATTGAGGTTCAGTGTGGCTGCACTAGTCGAAAATATGGTGACACCATCGGCAAACTTAAGATTTTTGCCAATGGCCAATTTCTTATCGACTGTGTTTGCACTACTGGATGCAAAGAGG GAAATATGACACCATATGATTTCGAAAAGCATTCGGGCAAAGACGGCGCTAGAAAGTGGACCCATCACATCTGGGTGTCGATCGATGAAGAGAAAGCCCCTCTGCACAAGACTGTGCTTCTCAAGTACTACAAGCACACGTCAAACGAGGCCTCCACCAGCTGCCGCGGTAAGAGAATCTTCCATCGCGATGAGTTCATACGCTGCTCAAGATGCAAGAAGGAGCGCAGGTTTCGCATGCGGACAAAAGAAGAATGCAGGATCTACCATGATGCTCTGTTAGCCAGGAGGTGGAAATGCGTCAACTGGCCCTATGATAA aaTCGACTGTGACGCTGGGGAGGAGAGGAGTAGCCGCAGAAGCTGCAGAGGCTGCCCTCGGTTACCGGCATGTGAAGGATGCACCACATGCGTGTGCCTTGGGTGCCTAAAGTGCCGCTTCAAGGACTGCAACTGCCGCACCTGCGTTGATTTCATGCAGAACGCCGAGCCTTCTTAA
- the LOC102631086 gene encoding uncharacterized protein LOC102631086, giving the protein MNPARVTFMAATVCVMLTTHFSTQLLSEHFLSWKKPKEQKAIIIIILMAPIYAIDSYVGLIDFQGSKAFFMFLESVKECYEALVIAKFLALLYSYLNISISKNIVPDEIKGREIHHSFPMTLFQPRTARLNHHTLKLLKDWTWQFVVIRPVCSILMVALQLLGLYSNWISWTFTIILNISVSLALYSLVIFYHVFAKELAPHKPLSKFLCIKGIVFFCFWQGIVLDILVALGVIKSHHFWLDVEHVEEALQNALVCVEMVFFAAFQRYAYSAKPYRDESSATSDKKKE; this is encoded by the exons ATGAATCCGGCACGAGTCACTTTTATGGCAGCCACTGTTTGCGTGATGCTTACCACGCATTTCTCGACACAGCTTCTCTCAGAACACTTTCTTTCCTGGAAAAAGCCAAAGGAGCAAAAAgctataataattatcattctTATGGCACCTATATATGCAATTGACTCTTATGTTGGTTTGATAGATTTTCAGGGGAGCAAGGCCTTTTTTATGTTCTTGGAATCAGTTAAGGAATGTTATGAGGCCTTG GTGATAGCCAAGTTCTTGGCCTTGCTGTACAGCTACTTGAATATATCAATAAGCAAAAACATAGTGCCAGATGAGATCAAAGGAAGGGAGATTCACCATTCATTTCCAATGACTCTTTTTCAG CCTCGGACAGCTCGTTTGAACCATCATACACTAAAGCTTCTCAAGGACTGGACGTGGCAGTTTGTTGTGATCCGCCCTGTCTGCTCCATATTGATGGTTGCTCTTCAACTTCTTGGGTTATATTCCAATTGGATTAGCTGGACATTCACAATTATTCTTAACATTTCCGTGTCACTTGCTTTGTATTCTCTTGTCATCTTCTACCATGTTTTCGCTAAAGAGTTGGCACCACATAAGCCACTTTCCAAGTTTTTGTGCATTAAGGGAATTGTCTTTTTCTGCTTTTGGCAG GGTATTGTGCTTGACATTCTGGTAGCATTGGGTGTTATCAAATCTCATCATTTCTGGCTGGATGTGGAGCATGTTGAGGAAGCCCTCCAGAATGCCTTGGTGTGTGTGGAGATGGTTTTCTTTGCTGCTTTTCAACGGTATGCTTATAGTGCTAAGCCATACAGAGATGAATCCAGTGCTACATCAgacaagaaaaaagagtga